The Vibrio chagasii genome includes a region encoding these proteins:
- a CDS encoding BCCT family transporter — MEPVKDRYSIENTDYTVGQDNVQKWGFDVHNPVFGISAGAIIIFLLALLVADPDTAKAALDGIKWKVICNFDGFFMWAANIFVIFCFALIVSPYGKIPIGGNDAKAEHSNLSWMSMLFAAGMGIGLMFWGVAEPVAYFTGWYETPLGVEAYSPEAAKLALGATIYNWGLHGWAIYAVVALALAFFTFNKGLPLSIRSIFYPILGDRTWGWFGHIVDIVAVLATLFGLATSLGLGAQQATSGINHVFGTDGGIGMQLVVIAVVTFLATMSVVRGINGGVKVLSNVNMLVALGLLIFVTIAGGIAGIKAIPTALMGYVENFIPLSNPHGRDDESWMQGWTVFYWAWWMSWSPFVGMFIARISKGRTIREFIVAVLFIPTTVIIIWMAIFGGIAIDQVANKVGEIGVNGLQDITLSLFHTYDALPMSSVLSVVSISLIMVFFITSSDSGSLVIDSITSGGKVDAPVPQRVFWALMGGAIAAVLLWVGGTESIQALQAGTVSMALPFAFILLLMCLSLLLGLRTENQLVKHQNALS; from the coding sequence ATGGAGCCTGTAAAAGATAGGTATAGTATTGAAAATACCGATTATACAGTAGGACAAGATAACGTTCAGAAATGGGGGTTCGATGTTCATAACCCAGTATTTGGAATCAGTGCAGGAGCGATCATTATCTTCCTGTTGGCACTTCTAGTTGCAGACCCTGATACCGCAAAAGCGGCGCTTGATGGAATCAAATGGAAAGTCATCTGTAACTTCGATGGTTTCTTCATGTGGGCAGCAAACATCTTCGTTATTTTCTGTTTTGCCCTCATTGTCTCCCCGTATGGCAAGATACCTATTGGTGGCAATGATGCCAAAGCAGAGCACTCCAACCTATCTTGGATGTCGATGTTATTCGCCGCGGGAATGGGTATTGGTTTGATGTTCTGGGGTGTGGCTGAGCCAGTGGCTTACTTCACGGGTTGGTATGAAACGCCATTAGGTGTCGAAGCATATTCACCTGAAGCCGCTAAATTAGCGCTAGGCGCAACCATTTATAACTGGGGCTTACACGGCTGGGCTATCTATGCTGTTGTTGCTCTGGCACTTGCTTTCTTCACCTTCAATAAAGGTTTACCTTTATCAATCCGCTCTATTTTCTACCCTATCTTAGGTGATAGAACTTGGGGTTGGTTTGGTCATATTGTTGATATCGTTGCTGTGCTTGCAACACTGTTTGGTCTTGCAACTTCATTGGGCTTAGGTGCTCAGCAAGCAACAAGTGGTATTAACCATGTATTTGGTACCGATGGCGGTATTGGTATGCAACTGGTTGTTATCGCAGTGGTCACTTTCTTAGCGACAATGTCGGTTGTTCGTGGCATCAATGGCGGCGTAAAGGTGCTAAGTAATGTGAATATGTTGGTCGCTTTAGGCTTGCTGATTTTCGTGACGATTGCTGGTGGCATTGCTGGTATTAAAGCTATCCCAACGGCGCTGATGGGTTACGTCGAAAACTTTATTCCTCTAAGTAATCCCCATGGTCGTGATGATGAATCGTGGATGCAAGGTTGGACGGTATTCTACTGGGCGTGGTGGATGTCTTGGTCTCCATTCGTAGGTATGTTTATCGCTCGTATTTCTAAAGGTCGTACGATTCGTGAATTCATCGTCGCGGTACTGTTCATCCCAACGACAGTGATCATTATCTGGATGGCGATTTTTGGCGGCATCGCGATAGACCAAGTGGCGAACAAGGTGGGGGAAATTGGTGTGAATGGTCTGCAAGATATTACACTTTCTCTTTTCCATACTTACGATGCGCTGCCAATGAGCTCTGTGCTTTCTGTAGTATCGATTAGTTTGATCATGGTGTTCTTTATCACCTCATCTGATTCTGGCTCGCTTGTTATCGATAGCATCACCTCGGGCGGTAAAGTCGATGCGCCAGTACCACAACGTGTATTTTGGGCGTTGATGGGCGGTGCAATTGCAGCGGTTCTACTGTGGGTTGGTGGCACGGAATCTATTCAAGCACTACAAGCTGGAACGGTCTCTATGGCGCTGCCATTTGCATTCATATTATTGCTTATGTGCCTAAGCTTATTGCTTGGTTTACGAACTGAAAATCAATTGGTTAAGCACCAAAATGCTTTGAGTTAA
- a CDS encoding response regulator transcription factor, whose product MSEVIRVVIADDHQVVLDGFMARLELEPDISVIGTASNGLEAVETVKTLRPDVVLMDISMPIMNGIDATHLIKEEDPEAKVLMLTMHNNREYIMKVMQSGAVGYMLKEISAEKMVQAIKTVNQGSTYFCEKVTQNLFTQPITPTQSVKNPLSRREEAVLKLVAKGESSKEVAKALNISYRTVETHRQNIKHKLDIHSTAELAKYAVSSGLVD is encoded by the coding sequence ATGAGTGAAGTTATTCGAGTTGTGATTGCTGACGATCACCAAGTCGTACTGGATGGCTTTATGGCGAGATTAGAACTCGAGCCTGATATTAGCGTGATAGGCACAGCCAGTAATGGATTAGAAGCGGTTGAGACAGTGAAAACGCTGCGCCCTGATGTGGTGCTGATGGATATTAGCATGCCTATCATGAATGGTATTGATGCGACCCACCTGATTAAAGAAGAAGACCCTGAAGCCAAGGTGTTGATGCTGACCATGCATAACAACCGTGAATACATCATGAAGGTGATGCAGTCTGGTGCGGTCGGCTATATGTTGAAAGAGATTTCGGCTGAAAAAATGGTGCAGGCAATCAAAACCGTCAATCAAGGTTCGACCTATTTCTGTGAAAAAGTAACGCAGAATTTGTTTACTCAGCCAATTACTCCGACGCAATCTGTGAAGAATCCATTGAGCAGACGTGAAGAAGCGGTATTGAAATTAGTCGCGAAAGGGGAGAGCAGTAAAGAGGTCGCGAAGGCACTGAATATCAGCTATCGAACGGTCGAAACCCATAGACAAAATATTAAGCATAAGCTAGATATTCACTCTACAGCAGAGCTTGCTAAGTACGCGGTCAGTTCCGGGCTTGTGGACTGA
- a CDS encoding cache domain-containing protein, translating into MPLKAKLILLTLLPLLLVTASISWISLHQTKTLGAKEVEIFRDSLIKSRENALKDTVDLAFDAIEHIYNDPDIQEAQAKTEVRAILSKLRYGSDGYFFAYDRHGTNLVHPIQPELIGQNLLELQDEDGDFLIEALLREAQTGGGFHQYLWQKPSTGEVVSKLSYAAWLERWDWMIGTGLYIEDVHQEVASMQAEINKNIETTFFSIVVILSVTVAVIIVLTLAINMHEHRIADNNLKELAHKTVMFQEDEKKHLARELHDGINQLLVSSRCHLELLGNKLQSEDLKAHLNKSQHSLMRAIEEVRHISHQLRPSSLDDIGLEAALSSLLLDFQAHSGIEVETLFSTQPGKLKSEAATTLYRVVQESLNNIEKHAQATKVTVIAQQIGNVLQLLIQDNGVGFNTYKAMEKRGIGLRNMRERVEFIGGDFELMSETGFGTEITVLLTLEGLVNE; encoded by the coding sequence ATGCCTCTAAAAGCCAAATTGATTTTGCTGACGCTGCTCCCGTTGCTATTGGTAACGGCGAGTATTAGTTGGATCTCGTTACACCAAACCAAAACGTTGGGCGCGAAAGAGGTCGAAATCTTCAGAGACAGCTTAATCAAGTCACGTGAAAACGCCCTCAAGGACACAGTAGACCTAGCATTCGATGCCATTGAGCACATCTACAACGACCCTGACATCCAAGAAGCCCAAGCCAAAACGGAAGTTCGAGCCATATTGTCTAAACTTAGATACGGGTCGGACGGGTATTTCTTTGCCTACGATCGCCACGGAACCAATTTAGTTCATCCGATTCAGCCTGAATTGATTGGTCAAAACTTACTTGAACTGCAAGACGAGGATGGTGACTTTCTGATAGAAGCCCTGCTAAGAGAGGCACAAACGGGCGGAGGATTTCACCAGTATTTATGGCAAAAGCCATCGACGGGTGAGGTGGTGTCTAAGTTGAGTTACGCCGCTTGGCTAGAACGCTGGGATTGGATGATTGGCACCGGTTTGTATATTGAAGATGTGCACCAAGAAGTGGCTTCAATGCAGGCTGAGATAAACAAGAATATTGAAACCACGTTCTTTTCTATTGTGGTGATTTTGAGTGTGACGGTGGCGGTTATTATCGTGCTTACCTTAGCCATCAACATGCATGAACATCGTATTGCCGATAACAACCTCAAAGAACTGGCGCATAAGACGGTGATGTTCCAAGAAGACGAGAAGAAACATCTAGCACGTGAGTTACATGATGGTATTAACCAATTATTAGTGTCGAGTCGTTGTCACTTAGAGCTACTCGGTAATAAGCTACAGAGTGAGGACCTTAAAGCACATTTGAATAAGTCACAGCATTCACTGATGCGAGCGATTGAAGAGGTGAGGCACATTTCACATCAACTTCGCCCAAGTTCACTGGATGACATAGGCTTAGAAGCGGCATTGTCTTCGTTGTTATTAGATTTTCAGGCGCACTCCGGTATTGAGGTGGAAACTTTATTTAGCACTCAACCGGGTAAGTTAAAATCAGAAGCCGCAACGACCTTGTATCGAGTGGTGCAAGAGTCATTGAACAACATAGAGAAACACGCGCAAGCGACCAAGGTAACGGTTATCGCTCAGCAAATTGGCAACGTGTTGCAACTGCTTATCCAAGATAACGGTGTTGGTTTCAATACCTATAAAGCGATGGAGAAACGAGGGATCGGACTGCGTAACATGAGAGAGCGAGTGGAGTTCATCGGCGGTGATTTTGAGTTGATGAGTGAGACTGGTTTCGGAACGGAAATTACAGTGTTACTGACACTAGAAGGATTAGTGAATGAGTGA
- a CDS encoding TRAP transporter large permease has translation MIGIVMFFVALFALLLGFPVAFTFGGIALIFGVWAEGIEMFAFMPYRIQSIMENTVLMAVPLFVFMGLVLQKTKLAEQLLESMGRLFGGVRGGIAISTVLVGSLLAASTGVVGASVVAMGLISLPVMLKYNYDKGLACGTICASGTLGQIIPPSIVLILLGDVLGVPVGDLFQAAIWPGVMLVGAYILYILIYAKLHPEAAQPIERDDSISRKQEVLDALKAILPPLALIIVVLGSIFAGVATPTESAALGGAGAMVLALLYGQFSWSMVYDASKETVKVTAMVFAILLGATAFSMAFTYTGGDYLVEEWMLQLPGEKWGFLIITMLVILILGFFIDFVEICFIIVPIIAPVAELMGINMTWFAILIAMNLQTSFLTPPFGFSLFYLKGVAPKGVTTKDIYRGVMPFILIQILVLGSLLAFPAFYGM, from the coding sequence ATGATTGGAATAGTAATGTTTTTCGTAGCCTTGTTTGCGCTTCTACTTGGCTTCCCTGTGGCGTTCACCTTTGGTGGTATCGCGTTAATCTTTGGTGTTTGGGCTGAGGGCATTGAAATGTTTGCCTTCATGCCATATCGAATTCAATCCATTATGGAAAACACGGTGCTGATGGCCGTTCCATTGTTTGTTTTCATGGGGCTTGTTCTACAAAAGACCAAGCTTGCTGAGCAGTTGCTTGAGTCGATGGGACGACTGTTTGGTGGCGTTCGTGGTGGTATCGCGATTTCAACCGTCTTAGTAGGCTCACTGCTTGCGGCTTCTACTGGTGTGGTTGGTGCTTCTGTGGTTGCAATGGGACTTATCTCGTTGCCAGTAATGCTTAAGTACAATTACGACAAAGGCTTAGCGTGCGGCACCATTTGTGCGTCTGGTACGTTAGGGCAAATCATTCCACCATCCATCGTATTAATCTTATTAGGTGACGTATTAGGTGTGCCAGTAGGTGACTTGTTCCAAGCGGCGATTTGGCCGGGCGTGATGTTAGTTGGTGCTTATATCCTCTACATCTTGATATATGCCAAGTTACACCCTGAAGCGGCTCAACCGATTGAGCGAGACGATTCAATCAGCCGTAAGCAAGAGGTGTTGGATGCACTTAAAGCGATTCTTCCGCCTCTTGCGTTAATCATTGTCGTACTGGGTTCAATCTTTGCGGGTGTGGCTACGCCAACAGAGTCTGCTGCATTAGGTGGCGCGGGTGCGATGGTATTAGCACTGCTTTACGGTCAGTTTAGTTGGTCGATGGTGTATGACGCATCGAAAGAGACGGTGAAAGTAACGGCGATGGTATTTGCTATCTTGCTGGGTGCGACTGCGTTCTCGATGGCGTTCACTTATACCGGTGGTGATTATCTGGTTGAAGAGTGGATGCTACAGCTTCCGGGTGAGAAGTGGGGCTTCCTGATCATCACCATGTTAGTGATTTTGATTCTGGGTTTCTTCATCGATTTCGTAGAGATCTGTTTCATCATCGTGCCAATTATTGCGCCGGTTGCTGAGTTGATGGGCATTAACATGACATGGTTTGCTATCCTGATTGCGATGAACCTGCAAACCTCATTCTTAACACCGCCGTTTGGTTTCAGCCTGTTCTACCTAAAAGGCGTGGCACCAAAAGGCGTAACTACGAAGGATATCTACCGAGGTGTGATGCCATTCATTCTGATTCAGATCCTAGTACTTGGATCACTTCTCGCATTTCCAGCTTTCTATGGAATGTGA
- a CDS encoding TRAP transporter small permease subunit, producing the protein MRSLIYIERLFNRIGDALGWLSSMLFILLIANVVYDVVMRYAFNDVSIAFQEMEWHLFSAVFLLGVPYAIKAGGHVRVDVFYEQLSFKAQAIIDLLGTLIFLLPFCLLVAWFGIDVAKESYELGETSGDPGGLPYRWIIKAMIPLSFFLMALSGVGLILHSLNKIFNPHLIHANNK; encoded by the coding sequence ATGCGAAGTCTAATTTATATTGAACGCCTGTTTAATCGTATCGGTGATGCACTGGGATGGCTTTCCAGTATGTTGTTTATTTTACTTATCGCCAACGTCGTGTATGACGTTGTCATGAGATATGCATTCAACGATGTCTCTATCGCCTTCCAAGAGATGGAATGGCACCTTTTCTCAGCCGTTTTCCTATTAGGTGTTCCTTATGCCATCAAAGCGGGTGGTCATGTTCGAGTTGACGTGTTCTACGAGCAACTGAGCTTTAAAGCACAAGCGATAATTGACCTGCTAGGCACACTTATCTTCTTACTGCCGTTTTGTTTGCTGGTGGCTTGGTTTGGTATCGATGTTGCCAAAGAGAGCTATGAACTGGGTGAAACCTCAGGCGATCCCGGTGGCCTGCCGTATCGCTGGATCATCAAAGCCATGATCCCACTGTCATTCTTCTTGATGGCACTGAGTGGCGTAGGTTTGATCCTGCATTCACTGAACAAGATTTTTAATCCCCATCTCATCCATGCCAATAACAAATAG